The DNA region TCGGATCCCAGCGCCCGATGTCGTTCTTGAGACGCTCGGCGAGCGGGCCCGGACCGCGATCGGCCTTCGGCGGCACCGTACCGCCAAGCTCCTGCAGCCGCTTGGCCACTGCCGGATCGTCGAGCGCTTTGTCGAGGGCAGCGACGAGCTTGTCGGCAACCGGCTTCGGCAGCCCCTTCGGCGCGAACACGCCGCTCCAGACGTTGATGCTGTAGTCGGGAATGCCCGCCTCCTTGGCCGACGGCACATCCGGCAGCGCCGGCGAGCGCGTGTCGCCGGACACGACGTAGGCTTTCAACGAACCGCCTTTGACCGCGCCCATGACGCTGACGACCTGCTCGCAGAAGAAGTCGACATGACCGCCAATGACATCATTGAGCGCCGGGCCCGTGCCGCGATAGGCAACCTGGCTCGGTTTGGCACCAACCACCGAATTGAACAGCATGCACGCCATGTGCGACGAGGCGCCGACGCCGCCATGCGCCTGCTTCACGCTCTCGCCATTTTTCTTAAGGTAGTCGACAAACTCCTTCAGGTTATTCGCCGGAATATCCTTCTTGGATACGATAGCGGCCGGTGCATAGGCCGTGACCCCGATCGGCGTGAAGTCTTTGGTCGAGTCATATTTCAGATTGGGATAGAGCGCCGGCGCCGAAACGTGCGAGCCCATGCTGGCGGCGAGCAATGTGTAACCGTCGGCGTGCGCTTCCGCGACGCGCCCGGTACCGATGGTGCCGCCGGCGCCGCCGACATTCTCGACGACGATCGATTGTCCGAGTGCCCTGCTCATGCCGTCGGCGACGATGCGCGCCACCACGTCACTCGGGCCTCCCGCCGGATAGGGCACGACCATCATGATGGGACGTGTCGGATAGTCCTCGGCCAGCGCCGGCGCAACAGCAAGCGCGAGAGCCGTCAGTACAGCCGCAGCGTAGGTCTTCTTCAC from Pseudolabrys taiwanensis includes:
- a CDS encoding Bug family tripartite tricarboxylate transporter substrate binding protein; the encoded protein is MKKTYAAAVLTALALAVAPALAEDYPTRPIMMVVPYPAGGPSDVVARIVADGMSRALGQSIVVENVGGAGGTIGTGRVAEAHADGYTLLAASMGSHVSAPALYPNLKYDSTKDFTPIGVTAYAPAAIVSKKDIPANNLKEFVDYLKKNGESVKQAHGGVGASSHMACMLFNSVVGAKPSQVAYRGTGPALNDVIGGHVDFFCEQVVSVMGAVKGGSLKAYVVSGDTRSPALPDVPSAKEAGIPDYSINVWSGVFAPKGLPKPVADKLVAALDKALDDPAVAKRLQELGGTVPPKADRGPGPLAERLKNDIGRWDPILKTAAAKLN